A genomic stretch from Gopherus flavomarginatus isolate rGopFla2 chromosome 3, rGopFla2.mat.asm, whole genome shotgun sequence includes:
- the ING2 gene encoding inhibitor of growth protein 2 isoform X2 yields MLQAEALKEIDDVYEKYKTESDPIQKKRLQQHLQRALINSQELGDEKIQIVTQMLELVENRARQMETHSWCFQESDNEKPLEKAKVESCQPERSSRRPRRQRTSESRDLCHITNGIEDCDDQPPKEKRSKSAKKKKRSKAKQERELSPVEFAIDPNEPTYCLCNQVSYGEMIGCDNEQCPIEWFHFSCVGLTYKPKGKWYCPKCRGDNEKTMDKCTDKSKKDRRSR; encoded by the coding sequence AAGCATTAAAAGAAATCGATGATGTATATGAGAAATATAAGACAGAAAGTGATCCCATTCAGAAGAAACGGTTGCAACAGCATCTTCAGCGAGCACTAATCAACAGCCAAGAACTGGGAGATGAGAAAATTCAAATAGTTACTCAGATGCTTGAACTGGTAGAGAATAGGGCCCGGCAAATGGAGACCCACTCTTGGTGTTTCCAAGAGTCAGATAACGAAAAGCCTTTAGAAAAAGCAAAAGTGGAATCTTGCCAACCAGAAAGATCTTCTCGTAGACCCCGTCGCCAGCGGACCAGCGAAAGTCGTGATCTGTGCCATATAACAAATGGGATTGAAGACTGCGATGACCAGCCACCTAAAGAAAAGAGATCCAAATCGGCCAAGAAAAAGAAACGCTCCAAGGCCAAACAAGAAAGAGAACTTTCACCTGTTGAATTTGCAATAGATCCCAATGAACCAACTTACTGCTTATGTAACCAAGTGTCCTATGGAGAAATGATAGGATGTGACAATGAACAGTGTCCCATTGAGTGGTTTCATTTTTCATGTGTTGGACTCACCTATAAACCAAAGGGGAAATGGTATTGTCCCAAGTGCAGAGGAGATAATGAGAAAACTATGGACAAATGTACTGACAAATCAAAAAAGGATAGAAGATCGAGGTAG